In Xenorhabdus poinarii G6, the following are encoded in one genomic region:
- a CDS encoding flagellar basal body P-ring protein FlgI, translating to MRKLVASLFTTLLVLSGSLMSTSVFAERIRDLTTIEGVRDNALIGYGLVVGLDGTGDQTMQTPFTTQSLSNMLSQLGITVPSGTNMQLKNVAAVMVTAKLPPFVRSGQNIDVVVSSLGNAKSLRGGTLLMTPLKGVDNQVYALAQGNILVGGAGASAGGNSIKINQLAGGRISNGAVVERELPTLFGQKGTLNLQLNDDDFSLAQQISDAVNRLKGTGTATALDSRTVQLRLPIEKSEQVYFLSQIQNLNLRVNAGDAKVIFNSRTGSVVMNRNVTLDSCAIAHGSLAVTVERQTAVSQPNTPLAGGNTVVTRNTGIGIQEQGGALQQVNASANLTQVVRALNALGATPTDLMSILQAMESAGCLRAKLEII from the coding sequence ATGAGAAAATTAGTCGCCAGCCTTTTTACAACTTTGTTGGTGTTGTCTGGTTCGTTGATGTCTACCTCTGTTTTTGCAGAGCGTATTCGTGACTTGACGACCATTGAGGGCGTCAGGGATAACGCCCTGATTGGTTATGGTTTGGTGGTTGGGCTGGATGGAACGGGTGACCAGACTATGCAGACGCCTTTTACCACGCAAAGTTTAAGCAATATGTTGTCACAGTTGGGTATCACCGTGCCGTCTGGCACGAATATGCAACTTAAGAACGTTGCTGCCGTGATGGTGACAGCCAAACTCCCACCTTTTGTTCGTTCAGGGCAGAACATTGACGTCGTGGTGTCCTCGCTGGGGAATGCGAAGAGTCTGCGTGGCGGGACATTACTGATGACACCGCTAAAAGGGGTGGATAACCAGGTGTATGCATTAGCTCAGGGCAATATTCTTGTCGGAGGTGCAGGGGCAAGTGCGGGGGGGAACAGCATCAAAATCAATCAGCTTGCAGGTGGCCGGATTTCCAATGGTGCCGTGGTTGAACGGGAATTGCCGACGCTATTTGGTCAGAAAGGAACGTTGAACCTGCAATTGAATGATGATGATTTTAGTCTGGCTCAACAGATTAGTGATGCGGTAAACCGCCTGAAAGGAACAGGCACGGCGACAGCTTTGGATTCTCGTACCGTTCAACTGCGTCTGCCGATTGAAAAGAGCGAACAGGTTTATTTTCTGTCTCAAATACAGAATTTAAATCTTCGTGTTAATGCCGGGGATGCCAAAGTCATTTTTAACTCCCGTACTGGATCGGTGGTCATGAACCGCAATGTTACCTTGGATAGTTGCGCGATTGCACACGGTAGCCTCGCTGTAACGGTTGAACGTCAAACCGCGGTGAGTCAGCCTAATACACCATTGGCAGGTGGCAATACCGTTGTCACCCGTAATACCGGGATTGGCATTCAGGAGCAGGGTGGCGCGTTACAACAAGTGAATGCCAGTGCAAACCTGACTCAGGTTGTGCGGGCATTAAATGCACTTGGTGCAACACCAACGGATTTAATGTCGATTTTGCAGGCAATGGAGAGTGCTGGCTGTTTGCGTGCGAAGTTGGAGATTATCTGA
- the flgK gene encoding flagellar hook-associated protein FlgK — translation MSHSLLNTAMSGINAAQVAMNVVSNNIANSKNEDYNRQTTVMTPNSGSMSSVGFVGNGVVASAINREYNEFLSQQHNAAQTKHAALKSYDHQIAKINNLLADKDTSLSNAMGDFFKSLGTVESNSEDSAARTSVLGKAEGLISRFKETDDFLRNIDLGINAQIEQNAKDINQYAEKIASLNNEITYMRGTGGGEPLALLDKRDEAISQLNQLVEVSVVQQDGGVYNVSFGGGMMLVSGGKSYQLEAITSSTDNHRITLGYNNGIVETREIDERFISQGALGGALKVRKEAVDPIRHELNQLALVMADQFNQVQKGGFDLNNDEGIDFFKVTDPHVVTDSNNTGTAVMTVKYTNTSEVKASDYTLKFKGGAWEVQRLSDSKMIEATKAGNTLAFDGLEVSIDATLSKEYDSYTLKTVSDVVANLQLNLTDSSQLAAAGEKGAGPSDNRNMKKFLQLQDERLVDKKSSFAGAYASLVSKVGSDANKVKISVETQGHIVDKLHANRQSISGVNMDEEYGELQRLQHYYLANARVIQTATTLFDAILAIR, via the coding sequence ATGTCTCATAGTCTACTGAATACTGCCATGAGTGGTATTAATGCCGCGCAAGTGGCAATGAATGTAGTGAGCAATAACATTGCCAACTCCAAAAATGAGGACTATAACCGCCAGACTACGGTGATGACACCAAATAGTGGCAGCATGTCGTCAGTGGGATTTGTCGGTAACGGCGTAGTCGCGAGTGCTATTAACCGTGAATACAATGAATTTCTGAGTCAGCAACACAATGCCGCCCAGACTAAACATGCCGCCCTGAAGTCTTATGACCATCAAATCGCTAAAATTAATAATTTGTTAGCGGACAAAGATACCAGTCTGTCTAACGCCATGGGCGATTTTTTCAAAAGTTTGGGAACCGTTGAGAGTAATTCGGAAGATAGCGCTGCCAGAACGTCTGTGTTGGGGAAAGCGGAAGGTCTTATCAGCCGATTCAAAGAAACCGATGATTTTTTGCGCAATATAGATCTCGGCATCAATGCCCAGATTGAACAAAATGCGAAAGATATCAACCAATATGCAGAAAAAATCGCCAGTCTGAATAATGAAATTACGTATATGCGTGGTACAGGTGGTGGCGAACCACTCGCGTTGTTGGATAAGCGGGATGAAGCGATTAGTCAATTAAACCAACTGGTCGAAGTCAGTGTCGTTCAGCAGGATGGTGGCGTTTATAACGTCTCATTCGGTGGTGGCATGATGTTGGTATCAGGCGGTAAGTCCTATCAGTTGGAAGCGATCACATCCAGCACCGATAATCATCGTATTACGTTAGGCTACAACAATGGTATCGTCGAAACCAGAGAGATTGATGAACGCTTTATCTCTCAGGGCGCATTAGGCGGCGCTTTAAAAGTGCGTAAAGAAGCGGTGGATCCAATTCGTCATGAATTGAATCAACTTGCGCTGGTTATGGCTGATCAATTCAATCAGGTACAGAAAGGTGGTTTTGACCTGAATAACGACGAAGGTATTGATTTTTTTAAGGTCACTGATCCTCATGTTGTTACTGATAGCAACAACACCGGTACAGCCGTCATGACAGTGAAATATACCAATACCAGCGAAGTCAAAGCCAGTGACTATACCCTGAAATTTAAGGGTGGGGCGTGGGAAGTTCAGCGTCTTTCTGACAGCAAGATGATTGAGGCGACAAAAGCGGGGAATACGCTGGCGTTCGATGGGCTGGAAGTCAGTATCGATGCCACGTTGTCAAAAGAATACGATAGCTATACGTTGAAAACTGTTAGTGACGTTGTAGCAAATTTGCAACTCAATCTGACCGATTCTTCCCAACTGGCGGCGGCCGGTGAAAAAGGTGCTGGTCCAAGCGATAACCGCAATATGAAAAAATTCCTTCAGTTGCAGGATGAGCGTCTGGTTGACAAAAAATCTTCTTTTGCGGGGGCTTATGCTTCGCTGGTCAGTAAAGTGGGCAGCGATGCGAATAAAGTGAAGATCAGTGTCGAAACGCAGGGGCATATTGTTGATAAGCTGCATGCGAATCGCCAATCCATTTCTGGTGTCAATATGGACGAAGAATATGGTGAGTTACAACGTTTGCAACATTATTATCTGGCAAACGCCCGTGTGATCCAGACCGCAACCACATTGTTCGATGCAATTTTGGCTATTCGTTAA
- a CDS encoding flagellar basal body L-ring protein FlgH, translated as MDTMPVAESHAKNHVVYGSTGLRKNQRKKWRISISVAVLALSTLTLGGCAYIPHKPLVQGQTTAKPAEASTPMPNGSIFQVVQPVYYGYQPLFEDRRPRNIGDTLTIILQENVSASKNSSANASRNGTTGFTATLTPRFLQGLIGGSKTDLGMEGNNEFGGKGGANANNTFKGTITVTVNKLLANGNLHVVGEKQIAINQGTEFIRFSGVVNPRTITGNNTVSSNQVADARIEYVGDGYINEAQNMGWLQRFFMNISPF; from the coding sequence ATGGATACCATGCCCGTTGCCGAAAGCCATGCTAAAAACCATGTAGTTTATGGCTCCACTGGTTTACGGAAAAACCAGAGAAAGAAGTGGCGTATCAGTATATCTGTGGCGGTACTCGCATTATCGACACTGACACTCGGGGGGTGTGCTTATATACCGCACAAACCGCTGGTGCAAGGGCAGACAACGGCAAAACCTGCCGAAGCGTCTACGCCGATGCCAAACGGTTCTATTTTTCAAGTTGTCCAGCCAGTCTATTACGGTTATCAACCGCTGTTTGAAGACCGCCGTCCGCGCAATATTGGTGATACGCTGACCATTATCTTGCAAGAGAACGTCAGTGCGAGCAAAAACTCCTCAGCTAATGCCAGCCGCAATGGAACAACCGGTTTTACCGCTACGTTGACCCCGCGTTTCTTGCAGGGACTGATAGGGGGGAGCAAAACGGATTTAGGCATGGAAGGCAATAATGAGTTTGGCGGTAAAGGTGGAGCGAATGCCAACAATACCTTCAAGGGCACGATCACCGTGACCGTGAATAAGCTGCTGGCAAACGGCAACCTGCATGTGGTGGGAGAAAAGCAGATTGCTATCAATCAGGGAACGGAATTTATTCGTTTCTCTGGCGTGGTGAACCCGAGGACGATCACGGGTAACAATACAGTGAGTTCCAACCAGGTTGCAGATGCCCGCATTGAGTATGTTGGTGATGGCTATATCAACGAAGCGCAGAATATGGGCTGGTTGCAACGTTTCTTTATGAATATCTCACCGTTTTAA
- the flgJ gene encoding flagellar assembly peptidoglycan hydrolase FlgJ: MSDVLTMSNAAYDVNSLHSLKAKLSQEPQQGLRQVAQQLEGVFVQMMLKSMRASLPQDGLLSSDQTRFYTSMYDQQIAQDLSQKGLGFADMIVKQFSNANHMPSELAGTQPMPLDNEILQTLPKQALEQVMRRIIPAQRSENPSASFTNDTCGTVWSKSLPMHSAGFVAMLSVPAQLASRKSGIPHLLIIAQAALESGWGQREILTADGQPSYNLFGIKAGKTWKGPVTNIMTTEYIDGEPTKIQDSFRVYGSYVEAITDYVTLLTENPRYAKVAQSATPEQGAYSLQDAGYATDPGYAKKLVSLIQQLKNTGHQMAKAYTYDVDNLF; the protein is encoded by the coding sequence ATGAGTGATGTTCTGACGATGTCCAATGCGGCTTATGATGTTAATTCATTGCATTCCCTGAAAGCAAAGCTGTCACAGGAGCCACAACAAGGGCTACGGCAAGTCGCTCAACAACTGGAAGGCGTCTTTGTTCAGATGATGCTGAAAAGTATGCGAGCTTCATTGCCACAGGATGGCTTGTTGAGCAGTGACCAGACACGTTTTTATACATCGATGTACGATCAGCAAATTGCCCAGGATCTTTCCCAAAAAGGCCTGGGTTTTGCCGATATGATTGTGAAGCAGTTCTCTAATGCAAATCATATGCCCAGTGAACTGGCGGGCACACAGCCGATGCCGCTGGATAACGAAATTCTGCAAACATTGCCGAAGCAAGCATTAGAGCAAGTTATGCGCCGGATCATACCGGCGCAACGGTCTGAAAACCCGTCAGCGTCTTTTACCAATGACACTTGTGGCACCGTTTGGTCGAAATCGTTGCCAATGCACAGTGCCGGCTTCGTTGCCATGCTTTCCGTTCCGGCACAGTTAGCAAGCCGGAAAAGCGGCATTCCCCATTTGTTGATTATTGCACAGGCGGCACTGGAGTCTGGCTGGGGTCAACGTGAAATTCTGACCGCAGACGGTCAGCCAAGCTACAACCTGTTTGGGATTAAAGCAGGGAAAACGTGGAAGGGACCGGTCACCAATATCATGACGACGGAATATATTGATGGTGAACCGACGAAAATACAGGACAGTTTTCGTGTCTATGGCTCTTACGTGGAAGCGATAACGGATTACGTCACATTGCTGACGGAAAATCCCCGTTACGCCAAAGTGGCGCAATCAGCAACCCCAGAGCAGGGCGCATACTCTTTGCAGGATGCGGGATATGCGACCGACCCCGGCTACGCTAAAAAATTAGTGTCACTGATCCAGCAGTTAAAAAATACGGGTCATCAAATGGCAAAAGCCTATACCTATGATGTCGATAATTTGTTTTAG
- the flgG gene encoding flagellar basal-body rod protein FlgG — protein MIRSLWIAKTGLDAQQTNMDVIANNLANVNTNGFKRQRAVFEDLLYQTERQPGAMSSEQTNLPSGLQVGTGVRPVATERLHSQGNLAQTNNVKDMAIKGQGFFQIQMPDGTMGYTRDGSFQVDQNGQMVTAGGFQVAPAIIIPDNATKINIARDGIVSVNIQGQSAPQQVGQLTLTTFINESGLESVGENLYLETNSSGVPVENAPGINGAGLLYQGYVETSNVNVAEELVNMIQVQRAYEINSKAVSTSDQMLQKLTQL, from the coding sequence ATGATCCGATCTTTATGGATTGCCAAGACTGGGCTGGATGCCCAGCAAACAAATATGGATGTGATTGCCAACAATCTGGCAAACGTCAATACCAATGGTTTTAAACGCCAGCGTGCAGTATTTGAAGATTTACTCTATCAGACGGAACGCCAGCCGGGGGCCATGTCGTCTGAACAGACTAATTTGCCATCAGGTTTGCAGGTGGGAACGGGGGTTCGTCCGGTTGCGACTGAGCGTCTGCATAGTCAGGGTAATCTGGCACAGACCAACAATGTTAAAGATATGGCGATCAAAGGGCAGGGCTTTTTCCAAATCCAGATGCCTGATGGCACTATGGGCTATACCCGTGATGGTTCATTCCAGGTAGATCAAAATGGTCAGATGGTCACTGCCGGAGGGTTTCAGGTCGCCCCTGCGATCATCATTCCAGACAATGCGACCAAAATAAACATTGCCCGTGACGGGATCGTCAGCGTGAACATCCAGGGGCAAAGTGCACCTCAGCAGGTGGGGCAATTGACACTGACGACATTCATTAACGAAAGCGGTTTAGAAAGCGTTGGTGAAAACCTGTATCTGGAAACCAACAGTTCCGGCGTTCCGGTGGAAAACGCACCGGGCATCAATGGTGCCGGGCTACTCTATCAAGGTTATGTTGAGACATCTAACGTGAACGTGGCCGAAGAACTGGTCAATATGATCCAGGTTCAGCGAGCTTATGAAATCAACAGTAAAGCTGTATCGACCTCTGATCAGATGCTACAAAAACTGACTCAGTTATAA